DNA sequence from the Epinephelus fuscoguttatus linkage group LG2, E.fuscoguttatus.final_Chr_v1 genome:
AATAGTTTATTTTTgatcaaaccagagctggtgattgttggagcaGTTGACTAACTAACTAGATGACTAACCAGACTAAATAAGatgttttttgtgagttttgtttttgtcgaGTTTGAATGATATGTGTTTTATAACGAGTCAACAAGGCAATTAAGCTAACGTCATTCTTTGTTTGGTGAAAGagggaaacttttttttctgttcaataAGGAAAATAGGTGTGAGAATGTTacctttctttcctttgttAGTGCCACACACAACTACCATCACATACGGTACACCCCAGTAAAATAACAGCCCAAGCTTACCAAATATtggccctcatttatcaatCTATTTTCTAAACCAGCGTAGATCCAAGTTTAGAAATCATCTTACGAGAGGGCTCACAAGTGATCCATGAAACACTTCTCGCCAGTCACAGCATAGGAATGATAAGGTGTTCATATATCGGCTGAAAACAATCATCATTTACATATCCTGCCTCAAAAAATTCTTGGTTTAGAGGCCTCGCACCGATACGGGGAGATGTAATACAGCCAAGAAGAGAAAGTTCTCTGAGCTAGAAATGGAAAGGCTGATGTCCCAGGTCAAATTTAACCAACTGGTTCTATCTGGCAGCCTGAGAAGTGGCATCAAAGGAAGTCAGAAAAATGcagtatggaaaaaaaaaatcactgctgCGGTCAACAGTGCTACCACAGCAGCTCATTCTCATGGTGACGGCCAGTGACTGGGATAACtttacaggactgtaaacaacTGGCTAGAAGCAGCAGCAATTACAGGTTTATTTTGACCACATCAGTGTTAGTGATTGTTGACTAAAAAACTAAATGATTAACAAGACCAACTGAGACAGtgagttttgtttctgtcaagtttGAATGACGGgtgttttatgatgagttaACAAGGCAATTAAGCAAACGTGAGTTCAGTTAAAAGAGAAACTTGGGCTGGTGTACGGTggtatttttaaatgtggcaGCTGAAAACGATCTTCATTTACATATCCCGCCTCAATATATCCTTTCATTCTTTTCATTTACCCCTTGAGTTTACAACATGGAGAGATGTAGCACTGCCAATAAGAGAAATTTCTCTGAGCTGGAAACGGAAACGCTGACATCCCAGGTCAAATTAAACCACCTGGTTCGATCTGGAGTTTGGAAAGAAATCACTGCTGCGGTCAACAGTGCTACAGTGGAAGATTGGCTTCAAGGTTGGAATATTTTAATCTATACATCCATGATATGTACAGACCAATGGCCtacacataataataataatgataataataataataataataataataataataataataatatagccTCATTAAAATATGCACATAAAAGCTGACCCAGACTGAGGAACATGTGGACAAGCGTATTGGGTCTCCTTTCATTTTGGGCATAACAGGTGGCCAAGAAGACTAGTAAAAATTAAATCACCTTGGCTACTAGTGTTTAAATAATCACACCGTTGCAGggtttatttctttctttttactggtgttttaataataaattatataaaCATGCTAAGGTCTTCGAAAAAtgtctacaatcaggcttccaactcaccatctgtgtcgacattttcccgtctccaaaacattcgtaagcatgggtcaaagtttatCCCATCAGGTCTGTTTTATAGATCTCAACTTCtccgtgggaagtggcgtacacctctttcaggcctgGTTTTGTGCTtacacaatgtttataaatgaaaccCCTGATGTGAGATTAGATCAGACTCTGCTCACGTCCATTGATAAATGCTGAGCTTTCTGTGGAAATGACCGAACACTCAGTTTCAAGGGCCAATAACtctcacaatgtagcattaaaTCAGTAAATACTTGGTTAATTATTACTTAGATGATATTAGACATCAGCTTTTGGTACTTAGACATATATCTAAGGGTACCAAAACAGCATTAAGGTGTGATCTCCAGTCATTTGCTTTGCAGATATTGTAAATTGGATCTTTTTTCCCTGTTATTTAGCATCATTCACATTCTGCTGTGAGCGTAATTATACCTCACCAGCTTCAATTCAACGCGGAGACTCAGTGTGAGATTATTTCAGGTGAAATTAGCTGTcacaaaagaagacaaaacTGTTAATAAGCCATAATACTAATCAGAAAATTTAACATCCaatctcttttttctctccccccGTCCTAGTATGAATGTGTAAGCGAGGGACaaaccagaaagagacagagagaaagaatgtGTTTACCAAATCTCCCCTGAAGCGAGACCCCATCATCTAcattcacacagacactgaGATGAAAGCAGCTTGTGTTCTTCCTCTATGATCTTATCTGATTGTTCTTTATCTTTTTGTTTACCAGGGACCCAGATGAGGACGTGCATTAAATCTCCCTTCAATCTCAGGctcatgttttctttgtgtgtgtgtgtgtgtgtgtgtgtgtgtgtgtgtgtgcgtgtgtgtgtgtgtgcatgtgtgtgtgcacatgttcgTCCTTTTTTATTAAATAAGACAAAGCTCTGGTGCAACTCACTATTTCTTTAAGGCCATAAAACAATCTGTGCCAGCACACACAAAGAGCTGTTATAAAAGGTAtccacacacattcaaatgtacagttacacacacacacacacacacacacacacacacacacagcaactgAACCAATCGTTTAAGGTCTCGGAGGCCTCGATAAGCTTCTGTAAATCAGCCACCATCCGGCAGTGAGTTTTATTCCCCTCTCTCTCAGTGGATGTTGGGTTATGACCCGTAGGCAGGAGGTTATTTATTGCTTTTGTCTCAACTTGTGTTGACTCCCAGCCACTCATCTATGGTTCTAGGCTAATAGAAAGCAGCACAGGGTTGTAGATCTGCAGGAAGCCTGCTAAGCTGCAGGGACTCGGCTCGATAGTCTCCTCAGAGCCTCGTCTCCCCAGATTCTTAATGTCTCCCAATTCCTCAGCTTTCttcctctgctgtttttttggTAATGACCGAACCAAAATGAGAACCTGTGAGTGAACCTGGGGTGAACGAGTCCCTATAAATAAGTGTTAGCGTGAatgaggaaaaagaggaaggagGGTTAGAGAGCTGAGAGAAGCCCGCAGACCATAAACATTTCCCAGAGGCTGCTGGCAGAGATGATAGACAGCCTGCAGCCTGCTGGCCTGCCTCTTTCTCCAGCACATAAGAAACATCTCTATTCTCAGAGATGGCTGGCTCCTTTGTAATGGAAACTTGAGGTGTTATGTtggaaaataacaaaagatgaaAAGCGTAAATTGTCAATGCCAGAATGAAACTTAACCTTGATACTCTGTCTCCATAGTAATGCCATTCTTGATAAGCAACAGCCGACCACACATTCTTCAGATGTCTGCGAATCTCGCCGATTGCTAAGAAGGCTGTGAAAAACCTTCTTCCCCTTTTCcaccctcctccttctcttacCTTCACACAGCAGCTGTGAAACGATCTCAACAAGGCTGTCATCCTTTACAATGGGCCGTCTAACCCGAGCTGGCAACTACAACATCACCGTAGTTTGAAATACGGGTCCACTTGCCATTTCTACAGTGCTGACAGCGGCTGACAGTTAAGAGGAACAACCACAGACTGAGGATAAATGAGGGGGTCCTTGAGTGATGACAGCGCGGGTAAGATGGAGAGCTGTGATGTAATGGAGACAAGGCCGCTGACTGATACTATGAAAGAGGCCAGTTTGCCTGCTCCGGTTCACAACCATTCATATCCGAGATCTATGTCTGTTAGCACGAACGGTCAATAGATGCATTCTACAGCGGGGTCAGCTTGTTTGTGTGGGCGGTGTGTATGTGACGGGTGTGTGTAGTAGACCAGGGTCAAACAGTGTACAAATGACCTCAAGCCAGGATCACAGAGTGAGATATCTGAAAACCCGTACCTTCATACAAACTAAAACCATTTCTCGACTTGAATATGTTTTATTGCTGGATTCATCTATTTGGCGGAATGATGGCTTCTCATCAGTCAGGTCTGACCGCACATTTAGGCAAAGAGCTGCACGCTCTCACAATTTTACCTCGGtagaatttcttaaaattacaTCTACTCCTTACACTTCAttgaaaaaatatccaaaatctattcatttttaaaatattgtttattttaagaAGACAAGGGAGTTGGAGCGCTGCTGGGTCTTTGTATTAGTCACATACAGGTGCTCTGCTGGACATGTGACGTATAAGTTGCAGACTGGACTGGGATTGGCGTCGagactgattttaaaaaacCCTACTCGTATGTAGACGTCTTAAatgaatacttcacctgcaaaatgaccatttgtctATTAATTACTCGCTGGGTGTTACCTTGAACccgtgaagaaaacttttcttgCTTACCTCCATGgcaaacgaagaatccaaaaaggtgAATATTCTTCATGACTTTTTAAGTCATAAGGGACCATATTTCAAAACAGCAAAACTTCAGGGtataaatcacaagtttcactACGATACAATATCATATCAGTTCTTTGATATCAGCAAAAATCATATTGTTGTCCACTCTGCCATGATATGATTTCGAATCAGTTCAATTCGGGACCTAAAATCAATCTGACACAatgtcagtaaatatcctcattgtcttttccTGGCTGCTTGCCACTGTCTGCCTGGCACCAGGCCACgagcactgtttgaatgtttaggaaGGAGGTGCCCTtggacagaaatgttgacaCAGATGTCCCATAAGAATTTCAAAAAATAAAGGCATATCTTGAAGATGACGATATGTATCAATGTCTTCATTTTGCATCAATATTGGATCATTATCACTGAATCGATATATTGTTATACCCCTGgaaaatacagtaaaacatCTGTtactcacacaactcgtgcagtctAATCCAattctcatttattcagttgtatgCTTAGtgcttttaattcttatttAACCAGTTAAGTTCCATTGAGATAAacgtagtgatggccaaatgaagcctcatgaagcattttctttattttctgagcccactagatggcgctttttgttcatcagaaggttgaaagcacactgaattgccattctttgagcctctgtCTTTTAGccatgagtgccatctagtgggctcagaaaataaagaaaatgcttcatgaggcttcatttggccatcactagatAAATGATCTCTTTcacaagggagacctggctaAGACAGCAGCATACGAAAAAAGTTAGTCAGTCAActacacaataaaaaacacaagagaTACATAGTaacatgtcagcgtgggttttctccaggtactccgtcttcctcccacagtccaaagacatgcaggttaattagtgactctaaattgtccgtaggtgtgaatgtgagtgtgaatggttgtctgtctctctgtgtcagccctgtgatagcctggcaacctgtccagagtgtaccctgcctctcgcgaCTCCAGCCCCTCCGCGACCTCTTACAGGGTAAGCAGTTACAGGAAATTGATGCAAAACGGATGGGCTACTATGTTAAATACTTTTGAATATGAGTAGCATGCCCTAAGCACACCTGAGCAAGCGTGTGCATATGGGCACAGGTGTGCTACTCAATcgtgcatgagactgtttgtactgtCATTTAGAAATTGTAtgtttagcaaaaatgcatgtgtttgggaaatacCGAGCATCTGacaggataaatgagacttgtatTAGACTGCACGAGTTTGTACACGGATATTTTGATacaattttgctgttgttcaacACCTTAACATCAATTAATGAGGAATGatcaccttttttggattctctgttcatCACTGTGGATacatgagagaaaaagaaagcttTCTGTATGAActaatatacaaatggtcattttgtaggtgaagtactcctttaaacttttaaaatttAAGTAAGCACAAAAACAGTTCCCTCAGTCTTCTATTGTCAAACTCAAACAcctccttctgcacagtgaaggtCAAACACCCACGCTAAGAAAGTGCACTCCAATATTTGCAAGGAAGTTCAGGGACTgcacaaattaaacagcagTGTCATTTCTACTCTTTAACTTAGGTCAGATTTGGAGGGAtgtgaaaaatatgtattattgCCAAAAGTCTGAAATTGATGTTTGAATTCTGTTCCTAAAAATGGAGCTGCATCATCTCAGTACCACATCACTTAGCTGACATGTTAAATGAAATACTTAAATGATTAAAACTGGAGAGGTAACGTATGCAAATATAAcactgaatatgtgtgtgtgtgtgtgtatctgcatgTTGTCACGGAGATATGAACCAGTGACACACTATAAAATTATCAGTGACGAATATTGACACCATGTTGGTCTGAACAGATGGGAGACAAATCAAAGAAAACACCTGAATAAATGGGTGAAAAAAAGATGTTTCCATACAAACCATGAGGGGTCACTAAAAGGTTTGAAGAATATTATGTTGTGGAGGCTCGCTGTGACTCAGACACATGatggtgttgttttttgtttacccTCTACCTGTATTATAGactgctttaaaaacaaaccttttcACAATGTCGGTTCCATTCCAGCAGGACAGCCCGTCACCGGAGGCCagctcactcacacacagctgatcCGCCAGGCCGCCATAGTACGTGCGGTACAGACGCAGACTGTTCAGAAAGTCCCTGAAAAAACAGATAATTAACTTGAttaacaaagtgttttacatatTAATTGTAGATCTAATGAACTAAGAGCAGAAAATGACTCTGTCTATACACACATCTGGCATCTTTCACCCTCTTACCTCCTCCTGACAGCGAGCGAGTCCCCTGACACTCTGACAAGAGCTTTAAGAGGGATGgattctctgctgctgctgccgctgctgctgtgctggATGCTGACTGACTGCGCAGGCCTCCTGCTCGGTGGGCCACACAGTTTGTGCACCTATTACCCGATGAGACAGGCACAGATTTAAGTCTAAACACTGAGGGAGAAACATGCATTTTAAGGCTCGGCAAATTGTGCTGGTGCATGACAAATACGCCTTATTTTAGATGCTTGAGTGACAGCTGTTTATACTGAGGCCATTAGTGCAGCCAAGCCTATCATCTCCAATTTCTGAATGTACTGCATGTGGGACCTATCAAGCAGCAGTGACGCTAGACAGCCACTAGATGGAGCTGTGGTGTCTCTATCAGAGGAGGAAAGACACATCCTGTGGCAGTCATTTCACAAATAACctgaacaaagacagacagttgCATGTTATACTTCAGGGGTGGACTGCTGTAGATTACTGAAATTTAAAGGACAAAGACTTCTTGGTTGAGTGGATGAGTGTAAGCCTGAGGAGTGGCTGTTGACACCCTGGATTTGGCCTGAATCCTTCTTTGTCTGGAAGTTTAACTCTCTACACATACACCTATCTGACATGGAAGTTGGCAGCTGGAATAGCAGTGTATCAGAATAAAAATCTCGTCAGGATTGACTGCTTTACATTCATTCTTCTTTTGTCCACTGGTGATACTGGTTTCCACCTCCCACAGAGCCCCGATTCGGTTATCATCCGAAACAATACTCTTTCCTCAAAGATAATCTGACCTGTGCTGAGAGGCGGGGTCCGTTTTTCTGTGCGTGCCCGACAGCATCATGAAGCAGTGTGTGAACTCCCAGAAGCACTTGCTCCAAATCCTGAGGCCCGTGCATCCGTGCTGACAGGCCCTCTAACGAGCGAACAAACTCCCTCCAGTGGGTGTCAATCTCCGCCATGCTTGCCAAGCAGCCCCGCATCACGTTGAGGCAGTAACCCATGCACGGCTTGGACTGGGTTAAACCCTGTGGAGCAAATTATTTTGGGATCAGTGATGCCAGGAAAAAAAGGTTCATTAATTCAGATCGATGAACTACGAAGACGTGTGTCCGTACCTGGCAGTGAGGACAGTAGTGCATCTTGAGCAGGGCCCGCCTGCATTCACGGCTCAGCTGTAAGTGGTCTGTGGTGTTGATGACTTCGATGCCGAGGTGCAGCGCCTGAAGGAGAAGCTTCCCAGAGACCCCAGAGCGGGCAATCTGATCAGCCAGTAGGCTGGGCGCCCCACCAAACGGTCTCACATCCCGGGTGGACGACCTTACACATTCGGCGTAGCCTGGCGATATGTCGCTGAGGCCTGGGTTGATGAGGTGATTGTAGACCAGCGGGAAGAGAGCCTCGAAGAATCGCTGCACCAAGTCATCAACGTTGAGCTCAGACCCCAGCAGGAAGAGACTAATGTCAGTGAAGAGTTCCCGCACAGGGCCCACAGCCTCATCAGCCATGTTGCGGTATGACTCCTGGAGGACAACGTTCGTGTGATTCTCTGCCTGCCTCATCAGAGCCTCGTAGGTCTCTGTGAGAAgacagcaggagagagaaagataaaGAGAGAATGACAAAAGATTAGAGATGACTGCAATTCATTCAACACATTATCATCTGTATCTTAACTTAAagtaaaagggacagttcacgcCAAAATCAAAAACTGTAGTGCTAATTATcgatctagattgttttggtgtgagttgccgagtgttggagatatcagccgtacagatgtctgctttctctcgaatataatggaactagatgacattCGGCTTCaagtgctcaaagcaccaaaaaacatacatttcaaaaacccaacagcaatgtctctttccagaaatcatgacccagctacttaagataatccacagaccttgtgagcagtttcatgtaggaactattttgttTCTATCAAACTACACCACGCAGAACCAAGCATGCATCTCCTATCTACTATCTGTACTAATTAACACTTCGATACTGCTAGctccactgagctagctaacattacagctcaggtgaggaggacgccattactgTTTACATCCCGTGGTGCCACATACACACGCCTCTCATCCATGAAACGATTGTATACTTCCCTCTAgacaggtgtagttcagtagaaagaaaataattcctaCATGATACTGCTCAAAACCaggtctgtggatcatctttttttaactttatatttattgatttttcaaTTATTTAGTATATTACACCTTCAGTTTACAACTCTTTGATACACGTCTTCAAACCAGCTGATTAAATAACCCCTCATTTCTCTTAAAGTCTGTCCATTTATCCCATCGTTGAACGTGTGTCCTTGCTTTAGTCCTCAGGTGAAAGGTCAGTTTCTCCATGGAATATAGTTCTTCTACAATGTCCATCCACCTGTCCTGAGTAATCCCAAGTACACAACTTGTGGGTCGCTCGGGATATTGGAACCTAAAGAATAATCTTATGCCAGAATGTTTGTGGTTTTATACATGACCAAAATATATGGGAGTGATTGGCATTTGCCTGCCCACAGAGTCTCCAGCAGTGCTGTCATTGTCTGTGGATGTTCTTGAGTAATCGGgtgatgatttctggaaagagacattgctgttgaatttttcatatgtatttgctttggtgctttgagcaccacaagccgagtgccatctagttccattatgtttgagagaaggcagacatctccaacactctgcagctcacaccaaaacaaactagCCTGATAaccagcactacaggtaagaggagaaatgcgcatttttgatttggggtgaactgtccctttaagttgtTGCTGCCTGTTGAGAGCCAGagataaaagagaaataaaagctTACATATCCTTCAAACTGGTAACACTACAGGCAGACACTACTGTGCTGTAATATAAACTGGGCTCCACACAATACAGTGTCCTTATAGAGCCTCTGCTTCCATTAGCCCAGAATGAAGAGAGTCTTCAGGGGTCCCAGCAGGAGCTCAAGCTCCCTGCGTCTTCCCGCAGAGGGAGCAGAGAACGTGTAGGGAAGCAATTTGTTCTCTAATCAAAAGCTGAGCTGacaaagaaaaatagaaaaaaagtaGCTATAACACATCAGCGCTGAAGCTGCTGCAATATAATACGTACAGAGCTACAGtatatattgtgttttaatAAACCAAATGCTTCCACCACATCAGTGTGAGGAGAGAAAGCCTCCTCGTGTCATGGGAGTTTTTGGAGTGAGAACAAGAAGGAGCAGATAAAACAGAGAGCCGAGGGAGGAGGAGGCGCACAGGGTCAAGAGACTGAAATGAGGGAGAAGAAATGTGAAGGGAGAAGGGCGGGGAAGGAGAACATGAATCTCTCAAATGAATTCCTCAGAGAATAAGCAATTATAATAATGTCCGTCCCATTTGCACACAACACACGTACGAGGCATCACGTCTGCCAACACACGTGGACAACATAACAGCTTTACAAGGATAAGATGCTCGCTTTCAAAAAGACATGCATTCGCTATCCTCATGATTTTACACCCACaagtttttgggttttttttatcaccATGAAAGTAAATGTCAAGCAAATTCTGCTAAGCTGCATTTGACACAAAAATCTGTCCACTCCTGATAAAACTTGTGTCTGAAGGAAACTAATACTCAGACCGCTGCATCAGGAGGCAAAGGCGTATCATGCTGTTGCTCTTTCGCCTGCCACAGCAGTGTGACCCAGCACTGTAAGCAATGTGTTTCTAAATGTGTGATTTCTCCCTCCTTGAAAATACCCTGGATTTCCAGCTATCAAAGTCAAGGATCATAAGAACCTTTGTGATCTTTAAGGACGATCGTGAACATAAAGGATCTGTTATCcgtggggaactgcccattggtccgacagcccattggttcgacatcccattgttccgaccatattaaactcactgttccgaagtccattcctaaatcatcatgatgccctgtggttaaggtctggttaggtttaggcacaaaaaccacttggttagggtcaggaaaagatcatggtgtgggttaaaatgaaaagaaagtgacaaacacataagctgtgagcctgctc
Encoded proteins:
- the gpc5a gene encoding glypican-5a; translation: MRVLWTKYVFFLAYCSGFTFGSPNRCDEVRKVFQLRQIGPNQLLPLSPRPGSDLQVCMSKNLTCCTKKMEEKYQVAARRDIQNLLQTSSSSLKFLISRNVAAFQETYEALMRQAENHTNVVLQESYRNMADEAVGPVRELFTDISLFLLGSELNVDDLVQRFFEALFPLVYNHLINPGLSDISPGYAECVRSSTRDVRPFGGAPSLLADQIARSGVSGKLLLQALHLGIEVINTTDHLQLSRECRRALLKMHYCPHCQGLTQSKPCMGYCLNVMRGCLASMAEIDTHWREFVRSLEGLSARMHGPQDLEQVLLGVHTLLHDAVGHAQKNGPRLSAQVHKLCGPPSRRPAQSVSIQHSSSGSSSRESIPLKALVRVSGDSLAVRRRDFLNSLRLYRTYYGGLADQLCVSELASGDGLSCWNGTDIVKSYTLRVVGNGIKAQSANPEVKVKGADPVINQIIDKLKHINQLLQGKSIPKLGSLDQIETGSGDLEGRYSGDCDDEDGCGGSGGGEVQRKVRVTKLSPDVTSDHKHHHHHHYPPAEDSVIGGRSRSLGLTGAIWALILPCLHMLLAL